The Candidatus Bathyarchaeota archaeon genomic interval CCGCATCGCATAAGACAACGTCTGGTCTGCGGGGCAAAAAGGACAGTATCTCATCGCATATGTTGGGTTCGGTTAGGTCTGCTACTATGGTGCGTATGTATTCTTGGGTGAACGGTTCAATTGGTTTGAGGTCAACGCCTAAAACAAAGCCGTGCTTGCCCGTCATTTTTCGTGCAGCCTGAATCCAGCCGCCCGGTGCAGCACCCAAATCCACAACGATATCGCGGAATTTTATGAAGTTGTATTTGCCGTTGACCTGAACAAGCTTGTAGGTGCTTCGACTGCGGTAGTTTTCGGCTTTTGCTTTCTTGTAATAAAACTCGTTTTTTCGCTCACGTATCCAAGCTTTCGGCAACTGTGTCATCCTCAGGTAGGCTAAGTTCAGAGACGGATGCAGGTGCGCTTGGAACTTCTGGGGCTTCAGGTGCTTCTTTTCCAAGGTTTAGTATCCAATCTGTTAGTCGGGGGCAACTTTTGGGGCTGATGGTTGTTGTGGGGTCGCATCGTGCGTTGTCTGGGCAGAGTAAGCAGGGGCAGTCAATGATTGTTTCAATAGATGCAGGTAACCTCTTAGGATAGAGGCGATATGTCCATCTGCCTTCTTGCAGTTCTTTTTCACGTCGAATAAGCCCCTTCTCTTCGAGTTTGATGGAGACGCGGCTGCCTTCGCGGCTGCTTGCGCCGAGTTCACGCCATAAATCTGATTGAAGTACACCCTGATAGCCGGTGTTCACAACATAATGGAGAGCTTTCTGTTCAAGGTCATTTCGCTTGGGCATTTAGGTCAATTCCGAGATAATACAGTAATATAAGCGTTGGATTCACATAAAAATATCTATCTCCCCCTAATCTGTGGAACGCCCATGAATAACAGCGACCAAAAAGAACCCTGCAGATACTGCTTAGGCATCGAGTCATCAGCAGACGACTTCGGAGTCGGAATCGCCAACTTCAATGGCGAAATATTGGCCAATCAATCCGACGGCTACATCCCTCAAGAAGGTGGTATTCACCCCCGAGAAGCCGCAAGACACCATGCCGAAGTAGCCGACAAAGTGCTAGCCGAAGCCCTAAAAAAAGCAGGCATAAACCCACGTGACCTCTCTGTTATTGCTTTCTCTCAAGGTCCCGGCTTAGGTCCGAGCCTACGGACAGGTGCAACAGTTGCACGCGCGGTAGCTGCATACCTTAACCTGCCCTTGGTCGGCGTCAACCACTCTGTTGCCCACATCGAAATCGGCAAACTCAAAACTGGCGCCCACGACCCCGTCACCCTCTACGCTTCAGGCGGAAACACCATGGTTACCGCCTACGAGTCAGGCCGATACCGAGTGTTTGGCGAAACCCTTGACATTGCGTTGGGGAACTGTCTTGACGCTTTTGGACGCGAAGCTGGGCTTAAAAGTAGAAAGGGCTTGCCGATTGGCGCTGCCATCGAACAGTTAGCCCTCAAAGGCAAAAAACTGGTTCCTTTGCCGTATGTGGTTAAGGGGATGGATTTATCGCTTAGCGGACTTGTGACTGCTGCGTCAACGGCGTTACAGAAAGGGGAATGCCTTGAAGATGTTTGCTACAGTCTGCAAGAGCATGCGTTTTCTATGGTTACAGAGGTTACGGAACGCGCGTTGGCGCATACTGAGAAAAAAGAGGTGTTGCTAACAGGCGGTGTGGCGGCGAATAAACGATTACAGGTAATGCTAGCCGTGATTGCGGAGGAGCATGGCGCAGAGTTCCGTGTGGTTCCATTGCAATATGCCACGGATAACGGCGCGATGATTGCTTGGACTGGCATTCTCGCGTTTAGGCACAATTTAGTTACGCCAATCGATGAAAGTTATGTGAAGCTGCGGTGGCGCGTAGACAAGGTGGATGTTCCATGGATACAATAGACAAAATTGACCAAACGGTCCTGTTCAAGAAAGGCGCCGAAGCAAGCCTCTACCGAACCATGTGGCATGGACGTGCCGCTGTCCTCAAGGTGCGAGTGCCCAAACGATACCGCCCAACTCAGCTAGATCAGCAAATTCGTAGCT includes:
- a CDS encoding transcriptional regulator, which produces MPKRNDLEQKALHYVVNTGYQGVLQSDLWRELGASSREGSRVSIKLEEKGLIRREKELQEGRWTYRLYPKRLPASIETIIDCPCLLCPDNARCDPTTTISPKSCPRLTDWILNLGKEAPEAPEVPSAPASVSELSLPEDDTVAESLDT
- the kae1 gene encoding KEOPS complex N(6)-L-threonylcarbamoyladenine synthase Kae1 encodes the protein MNNSDQKEPCRYCLGIESSADDFGVGIANFNGEILANQSDGYIPQEGGIHPREAARHHAEVADKVLAEALKKAGINPRDLSVIAFSQGPGLGPSLRTGATVARAVAAYLNLPLVGVNHSVAHIEIGKLKTGAHDPVTLYASGGNTMVTAYESGRYRVFGETLDIALGNCLDAFGREAGLKSRKGLPIGAAIEQLALKGKKLVPLPYVVKGMDLSLSGLVTAASTALQKGECLEDVCYSLQEHAFSMVTEVTERALAHTEKKEVLLTGGVAANKRLQVMLAVIAEEHGAEFRVVPLQYATDNGAMIAWTGILAFRHNLVTPIDESYVKLRWRVDKVDVPWIQ
- a CDS encoding RlmE family RNA methyltransferase, translating into MPKAWIRERKNEFYYKKAKAENYRSRSTYKLVQVNGKYNFIKFRDIVVDLGAAPGGWIQAARKMTGKHGFVLGVDLKPIEPFTQEYIRTIVADLTEPNICDEILSFLPRRPDVVLCDAAPNVTGVWEVDHACQIDLATKALEISQGILKPGGNFFVKVFQGDLLEQYIQTVKANFETVKIVKPPASRAKSSEEYILALGLITSSEDKTEN